The window TGATTAGTACTTTTATATCGGCAAGTTTTGCTTTAATAGCATTGAGATTTTCAATCTCTTGTGCTTCACTGGCCGCTTTTTTTCGTTGATCGGCTTCGTATTTCTTAATAACTTCATGGGTTGCAATCAGCGCTAACCCTTTACCTACTAAAAAGTTTTTTCCGTAGCCATCAGCTACTTCTTTGATTTCGCCTGCACGTCCTACACCCTTGACATCTTTAGTCAATAATACTTTCATAAATCTCCTTGATTAACCGCGAACGATTTTACCACTGTATCCCACAATACCGTGGATAAGATTGGTTACTTTAGTGTATCCCATATCAGTAAGGATACGTTGACAATGGGCACTTCGACTTCCTACATGACAGTATACAATGATGTTTTCATCATTATTGAGTCCTGATTCATTGAGTGTTTGGAAAAAACTACTTGTTGGAACAAGAATATCTACCCCTTCAATACGGCCTGATTTCCACTCCATCCATTCACGAACGTCCACCAATTTGAAGGTCACCATTCCAAGCTCACGCGCTTCAAAGAGAGAGGTTAGCTCATCTGCGTCGATATTGCGTTTTTGTAGTAAAAATTGGCACTCTTCGGTAGTAAGACCACGGGAATGTTGATGGGTGACGGTTTCAATCTCTTCGGATTTCATCAAGGATACCGCATATTCAGGTGTACAAAAAATTTGACAGTGACAAACACCCTCTTGTGGTATCTCTTGCTCAATAGCAGGAGTACAAGGGCAGAGTCTATTATCACTACTTTTATAGACGCCATCTACCTCTTCCACCATATAACAAGGGCAAAACCGTTTGTTATACATCATTTTATTACGGGCAAGTCCCATTTGGACACCCTCGTTGATTTCAGCATGAGGATTGTATACCCAGTTGAATTGCGCAACGACTTTATCGGTAAATCTAACTGTTTTTTCGAGTTCAGCCTGAAACTCAGGTGAATTCATATCGATTTTGATGATACTCATGTTTGTTCCTAAAAATTATTTGTTTTTTCGTGCTTTACCGGCAATAATAAAACGTAATGCATTGAGTTTAATAAATCCACCGGCATCTTTTTGATCGTATACAGAATCTTCTTCAAAGGTACAATATTCTGGATTAAAGAGTGAAAGATCTGAGCTACGTCCTACTACCATTACATTTCCTTTGTAAAGTTTCAATCGGACGGTTCCTCGAACATTTTGCTGTGTTTTATCAATTGCCGCTTGAAGCATTTCACGCTCCGGTGCAAACCAAAAACCGTTATAGATTAGTTTTGCATAACGAGGCATTAGCTCATCTTTGAGGTGCGCTTCTTCACGATCCAATGTTAAAGACTCGATTGCACGATGCGCTTTGAGCATAATGGTTCCACCCGGAGTTTCGTAACATCCGCGGCTTTTCATCCCCACAAAACGGTTTTCTACGATATCGGCACGACCGATACCGTGACGTCCTGCAATAATATTAAGTTGCTCAAGCATATTGGCAGGAGAGAGTGCTTTACCGTTTAAGGTGATTGGATCTCCTTTTTCGTAGCCGAGTTCAATGTATTCTACTTCATCCGGTGCATTCTGAGGAGATACCGTCCAACGCCACATACTCTCTTCGGGCTCAGCGGCAGGATCTTCTAAGATTCCCCCTTCATAGGAGATGTGCAAAAGATTTGCATCCATAGAATATGGAGATTTTTTTCCGCTCATTTCGATTTTGATACCGTGCTCAGCTGCATAAGCAAGAAGTTTTTCTCTCGAGTTTAGATCCCATTCACGCCAAGGTGCGATAATAGTGAGGGCACTGTTTTGCCCTAAATATCCCATCTCAAAACGGACTTGATCGTTCCCTTTTCCGGTTGCTCCGTGACTGACTGCATCTGCTCCGGTAATACGAGCAATTTCAGATTGACGTTTTGCAATCAAAGGTCGAGCAATAGAGGTCCCTAATAGATATTCTCCCTCATAAATAGCATTGGCACGAAACATAGGAAATACATAGTCACGGACAAACTCTTCGCGCAAATCTTCGATATAAATATTTTCAGGTTTGATTCCAAGACTAATCGCTTTTGCACGTGCCGGTTCTACCTCTTCTCCTTGTCCAATGTCAGCAGTAAAGGTTACCACTTCACATTTGTACTCGTCTTGGAGCCATTTTAGAATAACACTGGTGTCCAATCCGCCAGAGTAGGCAAGAACAACTTTTTTGACCTCTTTTTTCATAACTATCCCTATATGAATATATTTTCACACAATTGTGAAGTAAATGGGGGGATTTTAACAAAAAATAGATGAGATAACGGTTAAAGTTTGAGATTTAGTGATGAGGGCTCAGAATTTTCGGTTGCTTTTAAAAAGTCAATGGTACTTTTAAGTTGTTTAAGAGAATGAAGTGTTGCAGAACGTTCGTTCTGCATAAGATTCGTTGCATTTTGCAGCAAATAAGATGCCTCTTCCATTTGTTCAAGTGATTCAAATGAAGGGATGTCGGTTATAAGAGATTCAAGTAGTTGATAATCTTTAAGAATGATTGCTTTTTTAAGCTCATTCAGCCACATTGGTACTTTCTCTCCAAGCATCTAAAAGTGCTTTGACAACACCCGTTACTTCATCGAGTTTGGCAGGGTTACTGTAAAGATTAGCTTCTGATAAAAGGCGAATTTGATAGTTATACAATCCTGCTAAATAATGGGCTATCTCACCATGGTTAAAATCAAGGATATTAATAAGTTCACTAAAAACGGCATTTGAACGATTAATCCAGTAGGTGCGACGTTCGATATCACCTTCGTTAATAGAGCGTTTTGCTTGCATATTGAAGCGTAAAATTCCCTCATACATCATCTGTACCAATTTTTCAGGTGATTCAACTCCGACATTGTTTTGAGTGTAAGTGCTATAGGCCAAATTATTATTGTACATTGAAAAATCCTTAATTAAATCGTTATCTTTATTCAAAGTGATACTTATCCTTTATGATCGAAAAGTATTCCTGTCACTTCTTTCATTTTTGGTAATAATTGTTCAGCTTGCTCCAGTGGAAAACGACGTAGCATACGATTGCTTTGGGTATCAACGACGGATACGTAAAAATCATCGCTTTTATTGTCAAAACCAAAACGAAGAGAGGTATTAAATGGATCAAGCGATTTATTAAGCTGATCGATGAGTTTATCCATATCTTCTTGACTACCCACTTTTTGTGTTTTTGAATCACTCTCTTGTTGAGCTACTTTATCTTGATTGATCTGTGCTTTTTGAATCTCTTGAACACTTTGCGTTTGTTGTGTAGCCGCAACTTTTGCTGTATTCATCTGAGATTGCTGCATTTTAGCAGTAGATTGTAAGATTTCCATTGGGTCTTCCTTTGTTCGGAGGTTGAGTTTGACTCTTCTTGAATGCTATATCGTCTTCGTAAAAAAAAACTTTAGAGGGGGGGTGGAAGTTGTGCTAAACTTCCCCTCATGAAACGCTATTGGACACTTTTACAAAACGAGCCGTTGCTTCGTCGTTTATCGATTATTCAGTTGATTGCCTATTTTGGTGCGTGGTTTAGTAATGTTGCTATTTATACCCTATTGATTCAATTGCATGTGAGTGCAACGACCATAGCCTTGGTTGCTGCACTCCATTTTTTTGCGGGAGTATTGCAAGCTCCATTAAGCGGGGTTATTATTGATCGATTTTCACCTAAAAAATTGATGATACTATTGACCCTGACTGAAATTTCAGCGACACTCGGATTGCTTTTGATTCATGATATTTCACAGTTAATTTGGCTTTATGGGTTGGTATTTATCCGTATGGGGGCGGCAAGTTTTCAATTTACGGTGGAGATGTCGCTATTACCCAGAGTACTGGAAGGGAAAGCACTTCAATACGCCAATGAGATACACTCTGTAATTTGGTCATTTTCTTATACAGCTGGGATGGCATTAGGGGGTGCTGTTGTCTATTATATTGGGACTACGTATGCTTTTTTACTCGATGCCTCTTTGTTTATGATAGTGTTAATGTTACTTTTTACCCTTACAATTTCTGTGAATATTGAGAAGCAACACCAAACATTTGTCACAATGATGGGAGATGCCTTTCGTTACATTCGGCAGAATAAAATCGTGTTGCATTTGATGTTACTTCATGCGGTGGTCGGATTTACTGCTTTTGATGCATTGGTGGTTCTTAGTGTGAAACAATACTACATGGATATGATTGCGGTTTCGCTCGGAATCGGTTTGGTACATGCTTCAAGAGCTATCGGATTGACAATAGGGCCACTTTTTCTAGGTGAGTGGGTCACATTAGAACGGTTGCGCTATCTTTTTGTTGCAGAGGGGTTAACGATTATCTTATGGGCTATAGTAATCGAACATTTTTATCTTTCGCTTCTCGCATCGGTTTTAGTGGGACTTGTGACAACTACCCTATGGTCGTATACCTATACTCTTTTGCAACACCATACACAAAGTGACTATTACGGTCGAATCGTTGCTTATAATGATATGATTTTTTTGATAGTTGGCGGATTCGTATCTCTGTTAATCGGATTTTTAGTTGATATCCATATTCCACTGGCAATCATTACGGTGATTTTAGGGGGCGCTTTTCTGGTCGCCGCATTTTATTATGGGTGGATACGACACCATTACACATTATTTGAAATTGGACATCAATGATATACACACATAACGAGCAAACAATAGATTTGGCTAAAGTAACCCGGCTTTATCCGGCGGCATTGATTAGTGCCGGAGGGGAGCGTGCTTCGGTATCATTAGAGTGGGCAGAGATGAAAAAAGGACAAATTCTCCTTGAAGCTTATGTGTTAATTTGTGATTTTGACCCTATAGGTGAAGTGCCTCTCAATCGAGTTGAATTACGATTTGAGACAAAAGAGAAACTTTTTGAAGCAATGAATGAGATATCCCATCTCTTAAAGTCGTGAATTCTACCTCTCTACGTCGGCGTGTTGTCTCTTTAGCCGTACCTGCTGCATTAAAACAGTTACTCGATATTGTGCAACTATTGATTGATATGTTGATGGTTGGTACTCTTGGAGTAGCAGCACTTGCTGCAGTCGGACTTTCGATGCAGTTTATGATGGTAGTTCAAGCGATTATGTCTCTTTTTGCAGTTGGAG of the Sulfuricurvum sp. genome contains:
- the rplI gene encoding 50S ribosomal protein L9, with translation MKVLLTKDVKGVGRAGEIKEVADGYGKNFLVGKGLALIATHEVIKKYEADQRKKAASEAQEIENLNAIKAKLADIKVLITKKLGNTGHLFGAVTKEEISDALKTQHGIEIDKKELDAKHGIKTTGLHDLDLKLGHGIHATLHLEIKGE
- a CDS encoding ferredoxin-thioredoxin reductase catalytic domain-containing protein, with amino-acid sequence MSIIKIDMNSPEFQAELEKTVRFTDKVVAQFNWVYNPHAEINEGVQMGLARNKMMYNKRFCPCYMVEEVDGVYKSSDNRLCPCTPAIEQEIPQEGVCHCQIFCTPEYAVSLMKSEEIETVTHQHSRGLTTEECQFLLQKRNIDADELTSLFEARELGMVTFKLVDVREWMEWKSGRIEGVDILVPTSSFFQTLNESGLNNDENIIVYCHVGSRSAHCQRILTDMGYTKVTNLIHGIVGYSGKIVRG
- a CDS encoding argininosuccinate synthase, whose translation is MKKEVKKVVLAYSGGLDTSVILKWLQDEYKCEVVTFTADIGQGEEVEPARAKAISLGIKPENIYIEDLREEFVRDYVFPMFRANAIYEGEYLLGTSIARPLIAKRQSEIARITGADAVSHGATGKGNDQVRFEMGYLGQNSALTIIAPWREWDLNSREKLLAYAAEHGIKIEMSGKKSPYSMDANLLHISYEGGILEDPAAEPEESMWRWTVSPQNAPDEVEYIELGYEKGDPITLNGKALSPANMLEQLNIIAGRHGIGRADIVENRFVGMKSRGCYETPGGTIMLKAHRAIESLTLDREEAHLKDELMPRYAKLIYNGFWFAPEREMLQAAIDKTQQNVRGTVRLKLYKGNVMVVGRSSDLSLFNPEYCTFEEDSVYDQKDAGGFIKLNALRFIIAGKARKNK
- the fliS gene encoding flagellar export chaperone FliS, with product MYNNNLAYSTYTQNNVGVESPEKLVQMMYEGILRFNMQAKRSINEGDIERRTYWINRSNAVFSELINILDFNHGEIAHYLAGLYNYQIRLLSEANLYSNPAKLDEVTGVVKALLDAWRESTNVAE
- a CDS encoding flagellar protein FlaG; translation: MEILQSTAKMQQSQMNTAKVAATQQTQSVQEIQKAQINQDKVAQQESDSKTQKVGSQEDMDKLIDQLNKSLDPFNTSLRFGFDNKSDDFYVSVVDTQSNRMLRRFPLEQAEQLLPKMKEVTGILFDHKG
- a CDS encoding MFS transporter gives rise to the protein MKRYWTLLQNEPLLRRLSIIQLIAYFGAWFSNVAIYTLLIQLHVSATTIALVAALHFFAGVLQAPLSGVIIDRFSPKKLMILLTLTEISATLGLLLIHDISQLIWLYGLVFIRMGAASFQFTVEMSLLPRVLEGKALQYANEIHSVIWSFSYTAGMALGGAVVYYIGTTYAFLLDASLFMIVLMLLFTLTISVNIEKQHQTFVTMMGDAFRYIRQNKIVLHLMLLHAVVGFTAFDALVVLSVKQYYMDMIAVSLGIGLVHASRAIGLTIGPLFLGEWVTLERLRYLFVAEGLTIILWAIVIEHFYLSLLASVLVGLVTTTLWSYTYTLLQHHTQSDYYGRIVAYNDMIFLIVGGFVSLLIGFLVDIHIPLAIITVILGGAFLVAAFYYGWIRHHYTLFEIGHQ